In the genome of Deltaproteobacteria bacterium, the window ATTTATAGCTCACGATATCACAGGGAAGTCAAAACCTCAACCAGCCGTCCAAACACTGAACCAACCTTGACTTTTAAGGTTTCACGTATTAGCTTAAACTCAAGATTCTTAATGAAGAAGACAGGCGATGACCCTCGAAGTAAACAGCTTTTTAGAAAGTCTGGCCAGGCTACTGGGCTTTGGCCTGACATTATACATGTGGATTATCATCACCCGGGCCGTTATCTCCTGGGTGAACCCCAACCCATATAATCCCTTTGTTCAGTTCTTATCCAGATTAACAGACCCGCCTCTTTTATACATTCGCCGCCGGCTGCCTCTCTGGATTGGCGGGATTGACCTTTCACCCGTTATCTTGATTCTGCTCCTGTTTTTCTTGAATGATTTTTTAGTTGTCTCACTCAAGGCCCTGGCCCATCATGAACCGGTCAGGATCCTGCTGCCCATTTTCTTCAGCAGCATTATCAACTTGATCCGCGCCGTTCTGCTTATCTACCTCATTG includes:
- a CDS encoding YggT family protein, yielding MTLEVNSFLESLARLLGFGLTLYMWIIITRAVISWVNPNPYNPFVQFLSRLTDPPLLYIRRRLPLWIGGIDLSPVILILLLFFLNDFLVVSLKALAHHEPVRILLPIFFSSIINLIRAVLLIYLIVIIARAVLSWISPDPYNPIVQFIYGVTEPVLGRVRRMLPMLVGGFDLTPIIVIAGIYIIMRILDQLMFAIRGMI